From a single Apium graveolens cultivar Ventura chromosome 2, ASM990537v1, whole genome shotgun sequence genomic region:
- the LOC141701099 gene encoding uncharacterized protein LOC141701099, whose product MVARETDIRVTQVGVGNSTLPTLMFDKSDKRSIREPQPDGIVISLPMGNYLIKRIFFNDGSAANIMMLSTLKQVGMEERDMIKKLTTLVGFSEETKHIMGEITLPTYAQGVNLLEKFCIIDIDFTYNIIMARPWIHNLKVVPPTYH is encoded by the coding sequence ATGGTGGCTAGAGAGACAGACATACGAGTTACTCAAGTTGGAGTTGGAAATAGTACTCTACCAACCTTGATGTTTGACAAATCAGATAAGAGGAGTATTCGAGAACCACAACCGGATGGAATTGTCATCTCGCTCCCAATGGGGAATTACCTTATCAAAAGGATATTTTTTAACGACGGGAGTGCTGCTAACATCATGATGTTGAGCACGTTGAAGCAAGTGGGTATGGAAGAAAGAGACATGATTAAGAAATTGACAACATTGGTGGGGTTCAGTGAAGAAACCAAGCATATAATGGGTGAGATCACGCTACCTACATATGCACAAGGAGTCAACCTCTTAGAGAAATTTTGCATAATAGACATCGACTTCACATACAATATAATAATGGCAAGGCCCTGGATTCATAATTTGAAAGTTGTCCCACCAACATACCATTAA
- the LOC141701086 gene encoding uncharacterized protein LOC141701086 yields MSKPLQGENLNVYLSVTDHAMSGALVKESEGVQSPIYYISKSLVDAETRYMSLEKLVLALAMTSTKLRHHFESHKIHVMTNFPLRNILSKLDLKGRMAKCTIYLRTYDITYDTRTAIKSQALADFLADFNPSQMTIAEEEFQQVVLRKDVRPWTLYTDEASNVNGTGLGLVLKSP; encoded by the coding sequence ATGTCTAAACCTCTTCAAGGTGAGAACCTTAATGTATATCTATCTGTTACAGATCATGCCATGAGTGGGGCACTCGTCAAAGAAAGTGAAGGCGTCCAATCACCAATATACTATATCAGTAAAAGTTTAGTGGATGCAGAGACAAGGTACATGTCACTTGAAAAACTAGTACTTGCACTGGCCATGACCTCAACCAAGCTGAGGCATCATTTTGAATCACACAAAATACATGTTATGACCAATTTTCCTTTGAGGAATATTTTGAGTAAGCTTGACTTGAAGGGACGGATGGCTAAATGTACCATATATTTAAGAACTTACGACATTACATATGACACTAGAACTGCAATAAAATCACAAGCCTTAGCTGATTTTTTGGCCGATTTCAATCCAAGCCAAATGACGATAGCTGAGGAAGAATTTCAACAAGTCGTTTTAAGGAAGGACGTCAGGCCATGGACGTTGTACACCGATGAAGCTTCAAATGTGAATGGAACAGGATTGGGGCTTGTACTCAAATCTCCATAG
- the LOC141701078 gene encoding uncharacterized protein LOC141701078: MGFKTAKNMKIGHIDVNCDSLLIMNHVNDSYEAKDHKIITCLDITKRLTSYFDTFNIQQVPKKNNAQANALAGLGPVFKDLSLSNIPVIYIMKPTIERLVHDMEMLALDQRDNNSDEGMDSWIQTYKDYLQLRVKPSDNNEARTLRMKVSRFTVVDDELFKKSSTGLL; the protein is encoded by the coding sequence ATGGGGTTTAAGACTGCTAAAAACATGAAGATCGGACATATTGATGTAAACTGTGACTCATTATTGATTATGAATCATGTCAACGACTCTTATGAAGCTAAGGATCACAAGATTATTACATGCCTAGACATCACCAAGAGATTGACGAGTTATTTTGACACATTCAACATACAACAAGTTCCAAAGAAGAATAATGCTCAAGCTAATGCACTAGCTGGGCTTGGACCTGTTTTCAAAGACCTCAGTTTAAGTAATATTCCAGTTATATATATCATGAAGCCTACTATTGAAAGGTTGGTTCACGACATGGAGATGTTGGCCCTTGATCAACGTGATAACAATTCAGATGAGGGCATGGATAGCTGGATTCAAACATACAAGGATTACTTGCAACTTAGAGTCAAACCCAGTGACAACAATGAAGCAAGAACCCTTAGGATGAAGGTGTCAAGGTTCACGGTTGTCGATGATGAGCTGTTTAAAAAG